Below is a window of Streptomyces sp. NBC_01429 DNA.
CCTGCGGATCTCGGCGGCAGCCCGGTCCGCGTGCTGTCGCGGATCCTGCCGCGCCAGGTCGAGGAGTCGGCCTCCGGTGACACCGGCCAGCTCGGCGTCGTCGAAGTACGCGATCCAGTAGGGCTCGTCCTCGCCTGGTCCTGCGGTGGCGAGCGCCTCGGCTGCCCGCGCGGTCGCACGCTGGAATCCGGCGGTGCGGCCCTGGGCTGCGTATGCCCACGCCTCGCGGGTGTGCAGCATGGCCCGGACTCGGGGGCCGATGACGTCACGGGCGCCCTCTTGCGCCAGCTGGATGAGCTGGAGCGCGTCGTCGGGGCGGTCCCGGTAAAGCATCTGCCTGGCCATTCCCGCCAAGACGTTGGCACCGAACACCTTGTCGCCCCCGGCATGCGCCGACCGCAGAGCGAGCCGGTAGTACTCCTGCGCGCGTCGGTGCAGGCCCGAGTCCCAGGCCATCGTCGCGGCCGTCCCGGCGAGCTGCGCCATGATGCGGTAGAGGCGGGTCTCGATGGCGGGCGCCTGGTGGTCGTCGAGGGCGCCGGCGATCTCGCTGAGCTGACCGAGCACCGCCTTCCGGCGAAGCCCTCCTCCGTACTGGTGGTCCCACTGCCGGAACGCCTTGGCGGTGGTCTTCAGCTCGTCTATCTCGCGCATCCCGAGTCGGCCCCGGCGGGCCGGCCCGGGCAGTGCGGCGGCGGGCTGCAGCCACCCTTCCAGCGAGTCGAGCAGTGCGGTGCCGGTCACTGCGGCTCCGGCGAGCGCGCGCGTGACTGCGCGTCGGTCCATCACGAGATCGCTCCTGGTCAAGTCTGTGGCCAGGTCCACCGTGGCATCGGACCGCCACGGAATCTCATCGGGGTCGATCCGCCCGTCCGGCGGCGCTGGCAGGGTCTGTTGAATCGGCTGCTGGTGTTCCCAGGGGCGCGGCGCGAGGCCGAGGAGATGCCCAGGGATTCGAAGTCCGTCAGCGATCCGGCACATCACGTCGAAGCTGGTGACGCGCTGGCTACCGCTGATGATCGTGCTCACCTTGCCGGGGGTGAGCTGGCAGGCCGACGCGATCCGGTTCTGGGACAAGCCACCCCACTTTTTGACCAGGGCGAATACCGCAGCGAAGTCGTGCTCGATCAGTGCTGCCCGCAGGTCTTCTCGGTCGAGGACTTCAGGAGCGAGCGGGCCGGGGGCGGTGGCGTCCATGAGGGCCGACTTCCAGGGCGATCCTACGCACGCGAGCGCGCCTTACTGGAGCGCCAACGAGTGTATTACCGCCTCGGTAACCCCCGCTGGTCATCCCGCCATCAGCAGATGACCCCGACGCTTACTTCCATGACCCAGTCGGCTGATGAGAGGGGCACGGGATGCCCGCCAGAGTGAACGCGGAGACAGCCATCGCCCAGTGGCTCGCGTCTTCCATCCGGGACCCCGAGTCCGCACACCGCGACTGGGCTGACGGGCGGCCCACCATCCTCGCCCTCGGTACCCACTTCGACGTGGTCAAGGCTCCGAGCCGCCTCGTGCACGCGGCGGCCGCCGCCCCCGAGCGGGAGGCCGTGGCCGTGGCCTTGGCTCAACTCGGCGGCCCCGTCATTTGGGCACCGCCCATCTGGTACATGATCCTCGTCCCTGCCGGAACAGCCGAGGGGTGGGTCTCCCCTTACGCCTCCGCACTCAGCCACGGCACCTACCTCACGGTGCCCCGGCTCGACCGTACGGGTCCCGCCGGCATCCACTGGGCTGTCCCGCCCATACACGCATATACCCTCTGTGACCCTGCCGCCGTCGCCGAGTTGTTGCACCTCGGCCACCAACGCCAGGGCGTCGTCCGGTGACCGCGCGCAGCGAGACACCGGCCCCGGCGTCGACCGGAACGATCCGGACTGTCCTCGCTGAAGCAGCCGGCCTCGTCCAGCTGCGGGCCGGCGAATCCGAACTCGCCACCGCCGCCGCTGCCCTGCGGCAGCACATCGAGGCGATGCTCCCCGTCGCCGAGGCGCACGCGGACACTCTGTGGCACGGCGGTGGGGAGTGGTACCGACTCCGGTCCACGCTGGACGGCATCAGGCGCGAGATCGCATCCGCGCCGCCCCTGACGCCGCGGTCCGGCCACGTCCGCGTAGAGCTACTCCGTCGGTGGTGCGCATGGCTGCTGGACCACTACGGTCCGGACGCGACGCGGGAGGAGCGGCTGATGCCGGCCGCCGTCGTGGACACCGGCGAGGGCTCCTCGCAGACCAGGGGCAGCGCATGAAGCGAACGGCACGGCGCGCCGCCGCCGAGATCGCCTGGGGGTTCGGGGTGATGGCGTGCTGTGCCGTGATCGCGCTGCGGCTGGTCCTCGCTGTCCGTACGCGATGACGAATGAGGACGACGGCCAGAAGCGCGTGATGGTGGCGCTGATCAGCATGGGCCTGACGCTGATCGCGTGTGGAGCGGCTATCGCCGCTCTGGTCATCGCGCTCACGGTCCGAGCCGTCTGAAGAAAAACACACCATGCTCCCGCTGCGGGGCTCCCTCCCAGGGACCCCGCAGCACCACCCATGGCGACCGAACTGGGGCACGGGCCGCCCCCCTGCTTCGGTTGGGCGGTCCACTCAACCGAGTGAAAGGAGGGCAGAACCACACACAAGCCGCACGGTGTGGCGTAAGACTCGGCGCCTCATCCGAGAGAGGACGACATGGCGCTCATCTGCCCCCACTGCAAGGAGCCCGAGGCGATCTCCTACGTGGAGAACGAGGACGGCAAGACCTTGTACCCCTGTCTCTTCTGCAATTTGGTGCCGAGCCCGGGTCCCACGAATCGCATCTCCAAGGTGTCCGCACAGTGCGCTACCGCGAGCTGCCGTGGAGAGGTTCAAGACCAGTACTGGTACGGACCCCGCGGAAGGCTGATCAATGCACGGCGCGAGGCGTGCGCTGGCTGCGGCTCATCCAAGACAGGAGTTCAAAATGCCTCAAGTGGCAGAAAACATCAGCTGCCCAACACCTGGCTGTGACGGGTCACGGGCTGACATCTACGAGACCGACGACAAGGGCAGGAAGATGGCCAAGGTCGGAAGCCAGCCCTGCGGCAAGTGCGGACGCTGACCTCCGACACAGCGACTGGTACGCCCCCTACCGTCCCGGCCGGTCCGCGTCCCCAGCTACCGGCAGGGGCCTCCTTCGACGATCAGGTCGGACAGCGGGACACCGACGGCGCGTGCGATGCGGAGCAGCATCCCGAGGCTCGGATCGGAGAGCGCGTACTCGATGCGGTGGATCGTCTTGTGGTCGAGGCCGACCAGCTCGCCGAGCTGTATCTGACTGAGGTTCGCAGCGTGCCGCGCATCTCGAAGAGCGGCGCCGATCTCCCTGCGGCGGGTGATCTCCCAGGCGGGCGTGTCAGTCGGCACCCGCCAACGCTGTGATGATCTTGCCTGAGAGTCTTTACCTGGGCAGGGAACTGGGGCTATGTCGCGTCGGACGCTTGTTTCGGCGGGTCAGGCGGCGACGCGTCTCTCGCGCTTCGAAGATCACCCAGATCTACGAGGGGACGAACCAGGTCCAGCGCATCGTCATGGCACGCAACCTGCCGTAGCCACCGAGGAGCCCCGGCCGACGGCAGGAGCTCCTTCGCCGCTTCGACTACGCGACGGGGCGCGCCAGTTCGGGCGCGGCACGATTCGGGGAGCACGTCACCAGCGCCAGGGACAGGTACGAGGGGCGTTCGAGGTAGAAGCCGAGGGACACGTCGCCGCCCTGTTCCAGCCGCTCGGCGGCGGAGCCGACCAGGAGAGCCAGGTGGGCCGTGTCCCGTTGTGCCCCGGAATCGAAGCGGGGCGCGTGCTCGGCCAGCCGTTCCGCGAGCCAGACGGCCGCCGCCCCCGGATCCCGCCACGTACCCCGGACCAGCTTCCTCGGCTTGACCAGCCAGTACGCCGTTTCGAGCGGCGGCAGATCCACCACGGGGAACTCCGCCTTCACCTCCCGGTGCCGTTGGACCAACTCCGGCTTGCCGTCGGCCGGAGGCGGGTCTGGGTGCGGGGGCCGCCGCAGGGCCTCCTCGTCGAACCGCTGCTTGGGGCCGGTCCACAGATAGCCGTGATGGTGCACTGGTCGTTCCCCTTCGGGGAGGCTGCGGCGGGGTCCGGCCGATCCCTGTCCGCCGCAGGGGACGGAGACCGGCCGGTGGCAGGGGAGGTCAGGCGGACAGACCGAACCGGGCCGGGTCGATTCCGGCCGCGTTCAGCTCGGCCGTGGTGAAGCGCAGCGGCTCCTTCTCGGGCCGCTTGCTGTCCCCCAGAGCCCACCCGTCCGGGCCGATCCGCGCGAGAGTCGCGCACGACTCCCCGTCGGGGTGCGTGTTGCCGCCGCACGCCTTCATGGACTCGGCGCCGGTGATGTCCAGCGTGTACAGGTCATGGTGAAACGCCTTCCTGGTCGTCCGACAGCCCAGGCGGGGCTGTGAGGCAACTCCTGTGTGATGGGGCGTGAACGGTCGGCCAATTTCCGGCCGGTTGCCACAGGAGAATCATCGACCTGTCAGGACGGGAACTTCAGTAATATGCGCGTTGTCGGGTAGACGATCATGAGCGGTATTCGCTGATCCATGAGGACAGTAATTCCCTGGCCTCTTCTTCGAAGGAGGCGTAACCCTCGTACACGGCGAACTCATTCAGATACGCGGAAACATCGCGATGATCCCGGAACAGCATTGCACCGGTAGAGGTTTCCAGTGTCGCTATACGAGCGTCGTAGACCGTGAACGTGTTGAGGGGAGCAATGGGCATATGGCCGCCGAGCGGGATCACTCCCAGGCGGACATTCGGCAGGCGGCCGACCGAGGTCAAGTGGTCGATCTGCATGGCCATGGCCGAGCCCTGAAGGTAGGGCCATCTGACGGCTTGCTCAGTCAGGATGAACGTGAACCGCTTGCTCGTATCGTGAAGAACTTCCTGGCGCTCCAACTTCTTCGCAATGGCCTTGCTGTGGTCTCCGGGGATCCCTGCCAGGCTGGCCCTCACGTATTCGGGCGTAGCCAGCAGGCCTGTCACCATGGAGAGCAGGAAGTATCGGAACTCGGTTGACGACCGTTCGAACCCGGCCAGTTCGTTCTGTTTCTTCTCCAGGCCCGTACGGCGCTGCGACCACACGTCTTGCCATTGCGTGTTGGCCGTTCGGGCGAGGGAAGTTATTCGGGCCGCAAGAGCGGGCGATGCGTCCAGTGCGCTAAGAATCAGTTCAACATCGACAAGGCTGGGCGTGATCTTTCCACCCTCGATGTTGCTGATTTTGGTCTGAGATGTTGACGCACCGAGCGAGCCAGACCTGTGTACGGCCGGCTCGCCTGCGTAGCGTCCGCAATGTCTCCGCTAGATCAGCCTTCGACTGGCCCAGCTCTCCTGGCTCAAACGTCGTCAAGGCCCTTCACGTACTCCTCGAAGGGCACCGATTCGACCAGGGCGATGCGCTGGTACTCGATGTACGGGATCGCATCTCCCTCGTACACTTCGCGGCTGATCTGCGTTCCGTCGGGCTCGTAATGCATGAGCACGACTTGCGCCTTGTCGAACATCCAGAAATCTTGGACGCCGGCCAGCGGATTGGGGCGATCAGTGACGTCCATGATTCGGATTTCTTCACCGGCCCATACGTGCGGGCGGTAATACATGAACTCGTACCGGAGGTAGTCCGAGAGTGGCCGGGTGACAATGTGTACGCGGCCCTTGGTCCTTCCCTCTCTGCGGACTCGTTTCAGATCTTCGGTGTAGTCGTTCGAGTGCGTGCGAGGGTCGATGCGCTCCCCGGACTGGAAGGCTCGGATCTCTTCCGCTTCCTGCGGGACGTTGTAGGCAGGCAGCGTCTCAAGACGCCATGCTTCCGATCGGAAGTCGCGGAATTTGGCCTGCCACGCCTCACCATCCAAGAGCACGGAAAGCCTCCCTCAGAACGTGCTCGGGGATCTCCACCAGTGCCTCACCCTCCGGGGGTGCGAAGGCGCTGGATACGTTGCCCTGGACGACGATGGAGCCGCTGGCGGTCCGGTACAGGTTGGGGCAGTCGTTCTGGTTGCACTCGCCGTTCCCGTTGCCGGTTAAGCGGGTCAGTTCCTCGCGCGCCATGGTGAACCCCCTGGTCCGTGAGCCCGTTGTGGGCTGTTGACCAAGACGGTACGGAGTCCGAATCGGGCCGTCCACGCGGGAGCGCCAATATGCGCGTTGTCGGGTAGACGATCAAGGAGAACCACAGAGGAGGCCCCTGAGCCGGGCCGAAGCGGGTGGTGCCGCCCTTCCCGCCCGGACGTCTGGCGGCGGGTGTGATTCAAGAGGACCATCGACAGCAGGGCGCTGCCCGGGGGAGGCACGGACGGCGGGCGCTCCTCGGGTCCGCCCGCGCTACCGCTCTCCGGGGCGACCCGAGCTTTCGAGGAGAGCGGACGGGAGAGTGCCATGACCGCCCCAGCGGACTTCAACGCACGCACCATCGAGGAGTTCCGGGCCAACCACGGACAGGTCGGCGGCGGTTTCGCCGGAGCGCCGCTGCTCCTGCTGCACACCGTCGGCGCCCGCTCCGGTCTGCCGCGTCTCAATCCGATGATGTACATGGCTGATCAGGGCCGCTATCTGGTCTTCGCCTCCAAGGCGGGGTCCGACCACAATCCGGACTGGTATCACAACCTGCTCGCCCACCCCGGCGCGCGGATCGAGGTCGGCGACGAGACCCGGACCGTACGGGCCGTCGAGCTGCACGGCGCGGAGCGTGACACCGCTTTCGCGGAGCAGGCGCGGCGCTATCCCGGGTTCGCGGGCTACCAGAGCAAGACCGAACGCGTCATCCCCGTCGTCGCGCTCGTCCCCGCGGGCGAGGACGGCGTGCCCGACGGCCGGCCCGGACGGACACCGTCGTGACCATGCCGTATCTGGCGCAGCCCGATCAGCAGCAGAAGCTCGAATGGCTGGACGGCGGGCAGTTCGCCGTGCTGCTGGACAGCGCGGCCACCGACGGACAGCTGACCGTCGGACGGTTCACCGTCAGCAAGGGCGAGGCGCCGCCCTACCACGTGCACACCCGTGAGGACGAGGTCTTCATGCTGCTGACGGGCAGCGCGCTGCTGTGGTGCGACGACCGGGAGATGGCGCTGTCGGAGGGCGGCATCGTCTATCTGCCGAAGAACGTCCCGCACGGGTACCGGATCACCTCCGACACCGCCGACCTGCTGATGATGTGCACCCCGGCCGGTATCGAGGGCATGTTCCGCCACGCGGGCCGCGACAAGGCGACGCCGCGTCCCGAGGGCTTCGAGGTCTCGATGGACCGCATGGCGGAGGCCGCCGACATGTACGGCCAGATCATCGTCGGCCCGCCCCGCTGACAGGCTCTCCGACGGCCGCCCGGTCCCGACGGCCGCCCGGTCGGCCGGTTCCCGGCGGCCCGCTCAGTCCTGGTGGTCCGCCCAGACGTACGCCTCCGGCAGCAGCTCCGCGATCGTGAGCGTACGGGGGTGGTCGTCGGTGCCGACGATGACGTGGATCGCCGGGAAGTAGTCGAAGAGGAACTGGCGGCAGCGCCCGCACGGGGGCATCAGGCCGCGCTCGCCGTCGCCCACGGCCACGATCGTCGTCAGGTCGTACACGCCCTGCGCCGCCGCCGCGCCCACCAGGACGAGTTCGGCGCAGGGGCCGCCCGTGAAGTGGTACGCGTTCATCGCCGTGACGATCCGGCCGTCACCGGCGCGGGCCGCCGCGGCGACCGTGTGGCTGTCGCCCCGGGCGTGGGCGCGGGCCGTCGTGGTCGCCGCCTCGATCAGGCCGTGGTCCACCGCGGTCCCGGAGGCGGAGGCGGCGGCGGCCGACGCGGCGGAGGCGGCGTCGGCCGCGACGCCCGGGGCGCCGGGGGCTGTGGGCGGTACAGGAGTCGTCATCAGTTGCCGGTGACCGTGACCTTCTCGTCGTTGTTGAGCTGGCTGACGAGCTGCTTGACCTTCGCCTCGTCCCACAGCAGGTTCCCGCCGCTCTGGCCCGCGATCGGCATGTTCATCGACGTGCCGTCGCCGCTCGTCACGCCCTTCATCGCGAAGAACATGCTGCCCAGCGACCACAGGGACATGTCCTTGTCCACGACCAGCGTGTCCAGCCCCGCG
It encodes the following:
- a CDS encoding cupin domain-containing protein; the protein is MPYLAQPDQQQKLEWLDGGQFAVLLDSAATDGQLTVGRFTVSKGEAPPYHVHTREDEVFMLLTGSALLWCDDREMALSEGGIVYLPKNVPHGYRITSDTADLLMMCTPAGIEGMFRHAGRDKATPRPEGFEVSMDRMAEAADMYGQIIVGPPR
- a CDS encoding DUF6879 family protein, which encodes MLLDGEAWQAKFRDFRSEAWRLETLPAYNVPQEAEEIRAFQSGERIDPRTHSNDYTEDLKRVRREGRTKGRVHIVTRPLSDYLRYEFMYYRPHVWAGEEIRIMDVTDRPNPLAGVQDFWMFDKAQVVLMHYEPDGTQISREVYEGDAIPYIEYQRIALVESVPFEEYVKGLDDV
- a CDS encoding cytidine deaminase family protein codes for the protein MTTPVPPTAPGAPGVAADAASAASAAAASASGTAVDHGLIEAATTTARAHARGDSHTVAAAARAGDGRIVTAMNAYHFTGGPCAELVLVGAAAAQGVYDLTTIVAVGDGERGLMPPCGRCRQFLFDYFPAIHVIVGTDDHPRTLTIAELLPEAYVWADHQD
- a CDS encoding helix-turn-helix transcriptional regulator, producing the protein MPTDTPAWEITRRREIGAALRDARHAANLSQIQLGELVGLDHKTIHRIEYALSDPSLGMLLRIARAVGVPLSDLIVEGGPCR
- a CDS encoding DUF397 domain-containing protein; this encodes MKACGGNTHPDGESCATLARIGPDGWALGDSKRPEKEPLRFTTAELNAAGIDPARFGLSA
- a CDS encoding DUF6415 family natural product biosynthesis protein; translated protein: MTARSETPAPASTGTIRTVLAEAAGLVQLRAGESELATAAAALRQHIEAMLPVAEAHADTLWHGGGEWYRLRSTLDGIRREIASAPPLTPRSGHVRVELLRRWCAWLLDHYGPDATREERLMPAAVVDTGEGSSQTRGSA
- a CDS encoding nitroreductase family deazaflavin-dependent oxidoreductase, with protein sequence MTAPADFNARTIEEFRANHGQVGGGFAGAPLLLLHTVGARSGLPRLNPMMYMADQGRYLVFASKAGSDHNPDWYHNLLAHPGARIEVGDETRTVRAVELHGAERDTAFAEQARRYPGFAGYQSKTERVIPVVALVPAGEDGVPDGRPGRTPS
- a CDS encoding helix-turn-helix domain-containing protein; translated protein: MDATAPGPLAPEVLDREDLRAALIEHDFAAVFALVKKWGGLSQNRIASACQLTPGKVSTIISGSQRVTSFDVMCRIADGLRIPGHLLGLAPRPWEHQQPIQQTLPAPPDGRIDPDEIPWRSDATVDLATDLTRSDLVMDRRAVTRALAGAAVTGTALLDSLEGWLQPAAALPGPARRGRLGMREIDELKTTAKAFRQWDHQYGGGLRRKAVLGQLSEIAGALDDHQAPAIETRLYRIMAQLAGTAATMAWDSGLHRRAQEYYRLALRSAHAGGDKVFGANVLAGMARQMLYRDRPDDALQLIQLAQEGARDVIGPRVRAMLHTREAWAYAAQGRTAGFQRATARAAEALATAGPGEDEPYWIAYFDDAELAGVTGGRLLDLARQDPRQHADRAAAEIRRALSSRGSEAGRSHALDRIGLAECRYLVGDVAGGAEETHRAVAAARLTQSGRVRGQLGQLYPYTVGHSASRTVRDARDSIRDLLSS